One part of the Bacillus sp. FJAT-45350 genome encodes these proteins:
- the ccsB gene encoding c-type cytochrome biogenesis protein CcsB, which yields MAALSGNLLLIAFFLYLASTIFFAVSVTGKKWRDKQGEMTGNRWGTFGFIFSIIGFLFAMGYFITRWMVAGHAPVSNMFEYTTFLGIMMGLAFIIIYAIYRSNVIGLFTMPIVMLIIAYASLFPQEVAPLIPALQSYWLKIHVITTALGQGILAIGFAAGLVYLVRTIDYKQKNKKTRSLEFIMYSLVSIFGYIVIAYAFNALNYEATFSYTNEFGQEAEMVYTLPPLVGPNEGQLMTDNAISPIVYMPEWMKSNDLNTVIWSLLSGIVLYWLLRLILRKPIGAAIQPLLKGVSPEKVDEASYRAIAIGFPVFTLGGLIFAMIWAQIAWTRFWGWDPKEVWALITFLYYAAYLHLRLSRGWHGERSAWLCVIGFAIIMFNLIFVNLVIAGLHSYA from the coding sequence ATGGCAGCTTTAAGTGGCAACCTTTTGTTAATTGCCTTTTTCTTATATTTAGCATCAACGATTTTTTTCGCCGTTTCTGTAACTGGGAAAAAATGGCGTGATAAACAAGGTGAAATGACAGGGAATCGTTGGGGAACTTTTGGATTCATTTTCTCAATCATTGGTTTCTTATTTGCAATGGGCTATTTCATTACACGCTGGATGGTTGCAGGTCATGCACCAGTAAGTAATATGTTTGAATATACAACGTTCTTAGGAATAATGATGGGACTTGCATTTATTATTATATATGCAATCTATCGCTCAAATGTAATTGGTCTATTTACAATGCCAATTGTAATGTTAATTATTGCGTACGCTTCTTTGTTTCCGCAGGAAGTTGCGCCACTTATACCTGCATTACAAAGTTATTGGTTAAAGATTCATGTAATTACTACAGCACTTGGTCAAGGTATTCTAGCTATTGGTTTTGCTGCTGGACTTGTTTATTTGGTTCGTACGATTGATTACAAACAAAAGAATAAAAAAACACGTTCATTAGAATTTATTATGTACTCATTAGTTAGTATTTTTGGGTATATCGTAATAGCTTATGCATTCAATGCTTTAAATTATGAGGCTACATTCAGCTATACGAATGAATTTGGCCAAGAGGCTGAAATGGTCTATACACTTCCTCCGTTAGTAGGTCCTAATGAGGGACAATTAATGACGGATAATGCTATATCTCCAATTGTATATATGCCTGAATGGATGAAGAGTAATGATTTAAATACGGTTATTTGGTCATTATTATCAGGTATTGTCCTATATTGGCTATTACGTTTAATCTTAAGAAAGCCAATAGGGGCTGCAATACAACCGTTATTAAAAGGAGTTAGTCCTGAAAAGGTAGATGAAGCTAGTTATCGTGCAATTGCTATTGGTTTCCCAGTCTTTACTCTCGGAGGTTTAATATTTGCAATGATTTGGGCACAAATTGCTTGGACACGATTTTGGGGTTGGGACCCGAAAGAAGTGTGGGCACTTATTACATTCTTGTATTATGCCGCTTATCTTCATTTACGTTTATCAAGAGGGTGGCATGGAGAGAGATCTGCATGGTTATGTGTTATCG